In Brevibacillus brevis NBRC 100599, a single genomic region encodes these proteins:
- a CDS encoding rod shape-determining protein, whose protein sequence is MFGGFTRDLGIDLGTANTLVFVKGKGIVVREPSVVAIRTNNNSIEAVGNAAKSMIGRTPGNIVAVRPMKDGVIADFDTTATMMRYFINQAQKNQGLFTRRPNVMVCVPSGITAVEKRAVEDATKQAGAKEAYTIEEPFAAAIGADLPVWEPTGSMVVDIGGGTTEVAIISLGGIVTSRSIRVAGDEMDEAIIQYIKRRYNLMIGERTSETLKLEIGSAIAPDEVENVDIRGRDLVTGLPKTLSVSSTEIAEALAETISAIVESVKVTLEKSPPELAADIMDRGIVLTGGGALLRNMDRLLSKETGMPVHVAENALDCVAIGTGRALENIHLFKSKQGITSSRLKRGK, encoded by the coding sequence ATGTTTGGTGGATTTACACGTGACTTGGGGATTGACCTCGGCACTGCCAATACACTTGTTTTTGTGAAGGGGAAAGGAATTGTGGTGCGTGAGCCTTCTGTTGTAGCGATCCGCACGAATAACAATTCCATTGAAGCAGTAGGGAATGCAGCGAAAAGTATGATCGGTCGTACACCAGGCAATATCGTAGCGGTTCGCCCAATGAAAGACGGGGTTATCGCTGACTTTGATACAACTGCGACAATGATGCGCTATTTCATCAATCAAGCACAAAAAAATCAAGGGCTGTTTACACGTCGTCCAAACGTAATGGTCTGTGTACCTTCGGGAATTACTGCGGTGGAAAAGCGCGCGGTCGAAGATGCTACGAAGCAGGCTGGGGCGAAGGAAGCATATACGATTGAAGAGCCGTTTGCAGCAGCGATCGGTGCAGACCTGCCGGTGTGGGAGCCGACTGGTAGTATGGTCGTTGACATTGGCGGCGGTACGACAGAGGTTGCAATCATCTCACTCGGGGGGATTGTGACATCCCGCTCTATTCGTGTGGCCGGGGATGAGATGGACGAAGCGATCATTCAGTACATCAAGCGCCGTTACAACTTGATGATCGGGGAACGGACTTCAGAAACACTCAAGTTGGAGATCGGCTCTGCGATTGCTCCTGATGAGGTCGAAAACGTTGACATTCGCGGTCGTGACCTTGTAACCGGATTGCCAAAAACGCTCTCGGTAAGCAGCACAGAGATTGCGGAAGCATTGGCGGAAACCATTTCTGCTATCGTGGAATCGGTGAAGGTAACACTCGAAAAAAGCCCGCCTGAGCTCGCGGCGGACATCATGGATCGTGGAATTGTACTCACAGGCGGCGGTGCGCTCTTGCGCAACATGGATCGCCTGTTAAGTAAGGAAACGGGTATGCCCGTGCATGTCGCGGAAAACGCACTGGATTGCGTAGCGATTGGAACAGGTCGTGC
- the radC gene encoding RadC family protein has protein sequence MATNTCNKMLLKNVPYYDRPRERLLREGAVHLSDTELLAILLRTGREQETAHQLAQRLLARFGDLRGLAQASHAELTELKGIGPVKAIELHAAFELGRRLMGVPREYRASIRLPRDVADLMSPELAHLTQEHFVCLFLNTKNHVIGKQTIFVGSLDASIVHPREVFKEAIRRSSASVICLHNHPSGDPTPSREDIAITHTLRDAGELVGISLLDHVIIGEGKYVSLKEQGYL, from the coding sequence ATGGCAACAAATACCTGTAACAAAATGCTGTTGAAAAACGTCCCTTACTATGACCGTCCACGTGAACGACTGCTTCGCGAAGGAGCGGTCCATCTGTCTGATACTGAACTTCTTGCCATTTTACTGCGGACAGGCAGGGAACAAGAGACGGCTCATCAGCTGGCTCAGCGCTTGTTAGCCAGGTTTGGAGACCTGCGTGGTTTAGCCCAAGCCTCTCATGCTGAGTTAACAGAGCTAAAAGGAATTGGTCCAGTCAAAGCGATTGAATTGCATGCTGCGTTTGAGCTTGGGCGTAGATTGATGGGAGTTCCTCGAGAGTATAGGGCTTCTATCCGTTTACCACGGGACGTAGCTGATTTGATGTCGCCAGAGCTTGCTCATTTGACACAGGAACATTTTGTCTGTCTCTTTCTGAATACCAAGAACCATGTGATTGGCAAGCAGACGATTTTCGTAGGCAGTCTGGACGCTTCCATCGTACACCCGAGAGAAGTCTTTAAAGAAGCGATCCGTCGTAGCAGCGCATCGGTGATATGCCTACATAACCATCCGAGCGGTGATCCGACACCTAGCAGGGAAGACATTGCGATTACGCATACATTGCGTGACGCTGGTGAACTGGTGGGGATTTCATTGTTGGATCATGTTATTATCGGGGAAGGCAAGTACGTTAGTCTCAAAGAGCAAGGGTACTTGTAG